A genomic stretch from Penaeus monodon isolate SGIC_2016 chromosome 25, NSTDA_Pmon_1, whole genome shotgun sequence includes:
- the LOC119589503 gene encoding protein tramtrack, beta isoform-like isoform X1 (The sequence of the model RefSeq protein was modified relative to this genomic sequence to represent the inferred CDS: added 33 bases not found in genome assembly) — translation MEAEVLALKWNNHQSIFYHIISGLRTKGSYTDVTLACEGKFYPVHKLVLSTCSEYFSDIFDRTPCKNPVVVLKDIQCRDLEFLLDYMYIGEVNVRQNELSSLIKAAECLRVKGLAVPDEEPKQAAAATTNTTNNNNSSGFSGTRQRPVEQQQQQQQQQQLGERSSSPPAKRRKGEERRSSNPPPEVEPSTVVPHVDRPLEDKPSDEPCLPQPPQESEVAAGEAEGEAMEPPPLPHIKIEQDLEYQDNYDIPLNSNPSSFDGEPYAAESEDGVRTKVEGKDNGNVMDDDLGANFSDMLQSTLTSEENMEHHSGIHPHVNLESWDGVSGARPLPGHNLSAATVSHTPLAHHQQQKAAVAALGLLHSAGDTQPALRLLHQQHGSAAGPPFTSQQNAMVGEGGMLSEEFFGKKDKLQREYVCQYCGREFSHRTNLQAHLRIHTGEKPFHCLYCPYRTALKGNLKMHTISRHKADWKTIKHLVRPMSEENSS, via the exons ATGGAGGCTGAAGTGTTAGCACTAAAGTGGAACAACCATCAGAGTATTTTTTACCACATCATCAGTGGGTTGCGGACAAAG GGTAGCTACACTGATGTAACCCTGGCATGTGAGGGCAAGTTCTACCCCGTCCATAAACTGGTTCTATCAACTTGTAGTGAATACTTTAGTGACATTTTTGACCGCACACCATGCAAAAACCCGGTTGTAGTTCTTAAGGACATACAGTGTCGTGATTTAGAGTTCTTGCTAGACTATATGTACATAGGCGAAGTGAACGTGAGACAGAATGAACTCTCGTCCCTCATAAAAGCTGCCGAGTGTCTCAGAGTGAAAGGATTGGCTGTGCCAGATGAAGAACCTAAGCAGGCAGCAGCGGCCACTACCaataccaccaacaacaacaatagcagtggGTTTTCTGGGACGAGGCAGCGGCCAGTGG TTGGTGAACGCAGCAGTAGCCCCCCAGCCAAgaggcgaaagggggaagagcGGCGATCTAGCAACCCTCCCCCGGAAGTTGAGCCGAGCACTGTGGTGCCGCACGTCGACCGACCCCTGGAAGACAAGCCTAGCGATGAGCCGTGCTTACCTCAACCCCCACAGGAGTCAGAA GTGGCAGCCGGTGAGGCAGAAGGAGAAGCTATGGAGCCGCCACCACTACCTCACATAAAAATAGAACAGGACCTCGAATACCAGGATAACTACGACATCCCCTTGAACTCCAACCCTTCAAGCTTTGACGGCGAGCCTTATGCAGCAGAGTCTGAGGATGGAGTTCGGACAAAG GTGGAAGGAAAAGACAATGGAAATGTTATGGACGATGACTTAGGAGCTAATTTCTCTGACATGCTACAGTCAACTCTTACAAGTGAAGAAAACATGGAACATCACTCAGGAATCCATCCACAT GTAAATTTAGAGTCATGGGATGGTGTATCGGGTGCGAGACCTCTGCCGGGACACAACCTATCGGCTGCAACCGTTTCCCACACTCCCTTggcacaccaccaacaacagaag gCTGCTGTGGCTGCTCTGGGCCTCCTACACTCCGCGGGTGATACGCAGCCAGCGCTCCGCCTCCTTCACCAACAGCATGGCAGTGCCGCCGGCCCACCCTTTACGTCACAACAGAATGCaatggtaggggaaggaggaatgtTGTCAGAGGAGTTCTTTGGAAAGAAGGACAAGCTGCAGCGAGAGTATGTATGCCAATACTGCGGCCGAGAGTTCAGTCACAGGACAAATTTGCAGGCCCACTTGCGAATACACACCGGTGAGAAGCCATTCCATTGCCTTTACTGCCCCTACCGCACTGCGCTGAAAGGGAACCTCAAAATGCATACCATCTCACGACACAAAGCCGACTGGAAAACCATCAAGCACTTAGTTCGGCCCATGAGCGAAGAAAACTCAAGTTGA